A window of the Desulforapulum autotrophicum HRM2 genome harbors these coding sequences:
- a CDS encoding ACT domain-containing protein, which produces MRAEQISIFLENKAGRLAEVTATLRDANVNIRALSLADTTDFGILRLIVNDNEKAEKALKQEGFTVGKTDVIAVEVDDNPGGLNQVLDPLTREGVNVEYMYAFANPHGKNAIMIFRFDNIDKAIEILSRNSINVIKGNDVYSL; this is translated from the coding sequence ATGCGAGCCGAGCAGATATCCATATTTCTTGAGAACAAGGCAGGACGCCTTGCAGAGGTAACCGCAACCCTGAGGGATGCAAACGTTAATATTCGGGCTCTCTCACTTGCTGACACCACGGATTTCGGCATTCTGAGGTTGATTGTCAACGATAACGAAAAGGCTGAGAAAGCCCTTAAGCAAGAAGGGTTCACTGTCGGAAAAACCGATGTCATTGCCGTTGAGGTTGACGACAATCCCGGTGGGCTCAACCAAGTCCTTGATCCCCTCACCAGGGAGGGTGTCAATGTGGAGTATATGTACGCCTTTGCCAACCCCCATGGTAAAAACGCCATCATGATTTTCAGATTCGACAACATTGACAAGGCCATTGAAATTCTCTCGCGCAACAGCATCAATGTCATAAAGGGCAATGACGTCTACAGCCTATAA
- a CDS encoding phenylacetate--CoA ligase family protein, whose protein sequence is MPIFNMDFETMPREALKAIQLSRLKTTLERVNATVPFYRDSFKKAGITPSDIKTLDDLKRIPFTTKQDLRDNYPYGMFAVPMENVIRIHASSGTTGSPTVVGYTRRDIDTWAELMARCLAAGGATSHDILHNAYGYGLFTGGLGVHYGAERLGASVIPVSGGNTKRQVIIMRDFKPTILTGTPSYILHLAEVAEEMGVSFKDLSFKAGIFGAEPWSETMRTEIESKLGLKAMDIYGLSEIMGPGVSIECIQAQKGLHIFEDHFIPEIINPETGEVLPYGETGELVFTSITKEAFPIIRYRTRDISSLNPEPCICGRTHVRMKKVSGRTDDMLIIRGVNVFPSQIEDVLMKNENILPHYQLVVDRSGNLDTLTVRVEVSDRIFSDAIKNLQIMEGKISKDIKEYLGVSAKVRLVEPKTIERSQGKAVRVIDNRKI, encoded by the coding sequence ATGCCGATTTTCAACATGGATTTTGAAACAATGCCAAGGGAGGCCCTGAAGGCCATCCAGCTTTCACGACTTAAAACCACCCTGGAACGGGTCAATGCAACGGTTCCATTCTACCGTGACAGTTTCAAAAAGGCCGGCATAACACCCTCTGATATCAAGACTCTTGATGATCTTAAGCGTATCCCTTTTACCACAAAACAGGATCTCAGGGACAACTATCCCTATGGCATGTTTGCCGTTCCCATGGAAAATGTGATCCGCATTCATGCAAGTTCAGGCACCACGGGAAGCCCCACCGTTGTTGGGTACACCCGGAGAGACATTGATACCTGGGCAGAACTCATGGCAAGGTGTCTTGCAGCAGGCGGCGCCACAAGCCATGATATCCTCCACAATGCCTATGGCTATGGACTCTTTACAGGTGGCCTCGGGGTTCACTATGGGGCCGAGCGCCTGGGGGCTTCGGTCATTCCAGTGTCGGGCGGCAACACAAAGCGCCAGGTGATCATCATGCGTGATTTTAAGCCCACCATTCTCACGGGTACTCCCTCCTACATCCTTCACCTTGCAGAGGTTGCCGAGGAGATGGGCGTCTCGTTTAAAGATCTGAGTTTTAAGGCCGGTATCTTTGGTGCCGAGCCCTGGTCTGAAACCATGCGAACGGAGATCGAATCAAAGCTGGGCCTTAAGGCCATGGACATCTATGGTCTTTCCGAAATTATGGGGCCCGGGGTGAGCATCGAATGCATCCAGGCCCAAAAAGGACTCCACATCTTTGAGGATCACTTTATCCCCGAAATCATTAACCCAGAAACCGGTGAGGTTCTCCCCTACGGCGAAACCGGCGAACTTGTGTTTACGTCCATCACAAAAGAAGCCTTTCCCATTATCCGATACAGAACCCGGGACATCTCCTCTTTGAACCCGGAACCCTGTATTTGCGGTCGAACCCATGTGCGCATGAAAAAGGTGTCCGGCAGGACCGATGACATGCTCATTATCAGGGGCGTAAACGTCTTCCCTTCCCAGATCGAAGACGTTCTCATGAAAAACGAAAATATCCTCCCCCATTACCAGCTTGTTGTTGACAGATCCGGTAATCTTGATACTCTAACGGTTAGGGTTGAGGTCAGCGACCGGATTTTCTCCGATGCGATCAAGAACCTTCAGATCATGGAAGGCAAAATTTCCAAAGACATCAAGGAATACCTGGGGGTTTCCGCCAAGGTCAGGCTTGTTGAACCCAAAACCATTGAGCGTAGTCAGGGTAAGGCCGTCAGGGTTATTGACAACCGAAAAATATGA